The following proteins are co-located in the Roseovarius arcticus genome:
- a CDS encoding type 1 glutamine amidotransferase, whose product MGDYDAMFVDLLKGHGLSFRTYAVVDDQFPASVEECDGWLITGSKHGAYEPHGWIPPLEQFIRDVYEDGRPMVGICFGHQIIAQALGGTVEKYSKGWAVGRQDYLIDGQPVALNAWHQDQVTKLPPGATVIGQNAFCDNAALLYDHRILTVQPHPEHTAAFVGRLAESRGRGLVPDELLDEAIERLDQPTQHQSVADRMAAFLKRGA is encoded by the coding sequence ATGGGCGACTATGATGCCATGTTCGTCGACTTGCTGAAGGGACACGGCCTGAGCTTTCGCACCTATGCCGTGGTCGACGACCAATTTCCGGCCAGCGTCGAGGAATGCGATGGCTGGCTGATCACAGGCTCCAAGCATGGCGCGTATGAGCCGCATGGCTGGATTCCCCCGCTTGAGCAGTTTATTCGCGACGTTTATGAAGATGGGCGGCCCATGGTCGGCATCTGCTTTGGCCACCAGATCATCGCGCAGGCGCTCGGCGGCACGGTCGAGAAATATTCCAAGGGCTGGGCCGTGGGCCGGCAGGATTACCTGATCGATGGGCAGCCTGTCGCACTGAACGCATGGCATCAGGATCAGGTGACAAAGTTGCCGCCGGGCGCGACCGTGATAGGGCAAAACGCATTTTGCGACAATGCCGCACTGCTCTACGATCACCGCATCCTGACGGTGCAGCCGCATCCTGAGCACACCGCCGCCTTCGTTGGCCGCCTCGCCGAAAGCCGGGGGCGCGGACTGGTGCCTGACGAATTGCTGGATGAGGCAATCGAGCGCCTTGACCAGCCCACACAACATCAATCCGTGGCCGATCGCATGGCTGCCTTCCTTAAAAGAGGTGCCTGA
- a CDS encoding glutamine synthetase family protein — protein MADWTKDLPEAAREYLEGKRLDEVECIISDLPGIARGKALPASKFAKQKHFHLPDSIFFQTITGDWGEAAGETGFIEQDMILVPDMTTASAAPWTGDWTLQVIHDAFDRNMKAIPFSPRNVLKRVVAAYEARGLTPVVAPEMEFYLVARNIDPAQSIKPMMGRSGRPAAARQAYSMTAVDEFGPVIDDIYDFAEAQGFEIDGITQEGGAGQLEINLAHGDPVKLADEVFYFKRLIREAAMRHDCFATFMAKPIAEEPGSAMHIHHSVLDIKTGQNVFSDKDGKETDAFYYFIGGMQRHLPSAIAVLAPYVNSYRRYVKDHAAPINLDWGRDNRTTGIRVPLSSPEARRVENRLAGMDCNPYLGIAVSLACGLLGLEEQEMPAPECTTDSYLGEGGVPPVLGDALDLFDEASKLHEVLGPDFARVYSIVKRAEYEEFLQVISPWEREHLLLNV, from the coding sequence ATGGCCGACTGGACCAAAGACCTGCCCGAAGCGGCGCGCGAATACCTCGAAGGCAAGCGGTTGGACGAGGTGGAATGCATCATCTCTGACCTGCCCGGCATCGCACGCGGCAAGGCGCTGCCCGCCTCAAAATTCGCCAAGCAGAAGCATTTTCACCTGCCAGACTCGATCTTTTTTCAGACCATCACCGGCGACTGGGGCGAAGCGGCGGGCGAGACGGGATTCATTGAACAGGACATGATCCTTGTCCCCGACATGACCACCGCCAGCGCCGCGCCTTGGACGGGTGACTGGACATTGCAGGTGATCCACGACGCCTTTGACCGCAACATGAAGGCGATCCCATTCTCGCCGCGCAACGTGCTGAAACGCGTCGTCGCCGCCTATGAGGCGCGCGGCCTGACGCCCGTAGTCGCGCCCGAGATGGAGTTTTATCTGGTTGCCCGCAACATCGACCCGGCCCAAAGCATCAAGCCAATGATGGGCCGCTCAGGCCGGCCTGCCGCCGCGCGTCAGGCGTATTCGATGACCGCCGTGGACGAGTTTGGCCCGGTGATCGACGACATCTACGATTTCGCCGAGGCGCAGGGTTTTGAGATTGACGGCATCACCCAAGAGGGCGGCGCCGGCCAGCTAGAGATCAATCTGGCGCACGGCGATCCGGTAAAGCTGGCCGACGAGGTGTTCTACTTCAAACGCTTGATCCGCGAGGCCGCGATGCGGCACGATTGCTTTGCCACCTTCATGGCCAAGCCCATCGCAGAAGAGCCGGGATCGGCCATGCACATCCACCACTCGGTGCTGGATATCAAAACAGGTCAAAACGTCTTTTCCGACAAGGATGGCAAGGAAACGGACGCCTTTTACTACTTTATCGGCGGAATGCAGCGCCATTTGCCCAGCGCCATCGCCGTGCTGGCGCCGTACGTCAATTCCTATCGCCGCTACGTCAAGGATCATGCGGCGCCGATCAATCTGGACTGGGGCCGCGACAATCGCACCACTGGCATCCGCGTGCCGCTCTCCTCGCCCGAGGCGCGGCGCGTCGAAAACCGCCTCGCCGGAATGGACTGCAATCCGTATCTGGGCATCGCGGTCAGCCTCGCTTGCGGCCTTCTGGGCCTCGAAGAGCAGGAAATGCCTGCACCCGAATGCACCACCGACAGCTATTTGGGCGAAGGCGGCGTGCCCCCTGTGCTGGGCGATGCGCTGGACCTCTTTGACGAGGCGTCCAAGCTGCACGAGGTGCTGGGCCCGGATTTCGCGCGCGTCTATTCCATCGTGAAGCGTGCCGAGTACGAGGAGTTTCTTCAGGTTATCTCTCCTTGGGAACGCGAGCATCTGCTGCTGAACGTGTGA
- a CDS encoding glutamine synthetase family protein, whose product MSIDNFATFRVAACDLNGQMRGKRMPASYFASLNDDTVRMPLSVLNVDIKGADIEDSPLLFETGDADGIMRPTSRGPVPLPWLDSEQPLVPMQMYFEDGTPFYGDARHALGRVLERYSQRGWQVVAATELEFTLVDDSGKQLRHVRDPRNRRRMDASEILSLSQMDAFDPFLSALYEACEAMGIEAQTTTSEAGVGQFEITLNHQEAMRAADDTWLFKSLIRGLAYRFDCAATFMAKPFMQDSGNGMHMHFSVLDADGNNIFNDGGPKGTDTLRHAIGGCLAAMQGSTLIFAPHANSYARMTPGAHAPTAICWAYENRTAAIRVPGGSPKARRIEHRVAGGDINPYLSFAAILGAALVGIEDKMEPGDPLTGSAYGQDLPQLATDWTHAVDLFEADHMMPRIFEAKLIRNLVQTKRQEIVVMGEIDESEHWKTYLDKV is encoded by the coding sequence ATGAGTATCGACAATTTCGCCACGTTCCGCGTGGCCGCCTGCGATCTGAATGGCCAGATGCGCGGCAAACGGATGCCAGCCAGCTATTTTGCCAGTTTGAACGATGACACCGTGCGCATGCCGCTATCGGTGCTGAACGTCGACATCAAAGGCGCCGATATCGAGGACAGCCCGCTGCTGTTCGAAACCGGGGACGCCGATGGCATCATGCGCCCCACCTCGCGCGGGCCGGTGCCGCTGCCTTGGCTGGATAGCGAACAGCCCCTCGTGCCGATGCAGATGTACTTCGAGGACGGCACACCCTTTTATGGCGACGCGCGCCATGCCCTTGGCCGCGTGTTAGAGCGGTATTCTCAGCGCGGCTGGCAGGTTGTGGCCGCGACTGAGCTGGAATTCACACTTGTCGATGACAGTGGCAAGCAGTTGCGCCATGTGCGCGATCCGCGGAACCGGCGGCGCATGGATGCGTCCGAGATCCTGTCGCTTAGCCAAATGGACGCGTTTGATCCATTCCTGTCCGCCCTCTATGAGGCCTGCGAGGCGATGGGCATTGAGGCGCAGACCACCACATCGGAGGCCGGTGTTGGCCAGTTCGAAATCACGCTGAACCATCAAGAGGCAATGCGCGCCGCTGACGACACGTGGCTGTTCAAATCGCTGATCCGGGGCCTCGCCTATCGCTTTGACTGCGCGGCTACGTTCATGGCCAAGCCGTTCATGCAGGACAGCGGCAACGGGATGCACATGCATTTCTCAGTGCTGGACGCCGATGGCAACAACATATTCAACGATGGCGGCCCCAAGGGAACTGATACGCTGCGGCACGCCATCGGCGGTTGCTTGGCGGCGATGCAAGGCTCGACCCTGATATTCGCGCCTCATGCCAACAGTTATGCAAGGATGACACCCGGCGCCCACGCGCCAACCGCCATCTGCTGGGCGTATGAGAACCGCACCGCTGCTATCCGCGTGCCGGGTGGATCGCCAAAGGCGCGCCGGATCGAACACCGTGTCGCGGGCGGCGATATCAACCCCTATCTCAGCTTTGCAGCCATTCTGGGCGCCGCTCTGGTCGGGATTGAGGACAAGATGGAGCCGGGCGATCCCTTGACCGGCAGCGCCTATGGACAGGATCTGCCACAGCTGGCCACGGACTGGACGCATGCTGTCGATCTGTTTGAGGCCGATCATATGATGCCCCGCATCTTTGAGGCAAAACTGATCCGAAATCTGGTCCAGACCAAACGCCAAGAGATCGTCGTCATGGGCGAAATCGACGAATCCGAACATTGGAAAACGTACCTAGACAAGGTTTAA